One genomic segment of Borrelia coriaceae includes these proteins:
- a CDS encoding ABC transporter permease subunit, translating to MLKLQKLYIMSLLGIAILFLIIIPKLINENSKFTIYKKDPNKIYIQTTNKLPQAPTRTNPLGTDKIGRDILARLILATRNSLLLAFSYSTISAILGIFIGITIGNLKFKTCLIISKSIESIQTIPFSYILMLIFYYSSKQKNYNILEVAITLALIHGWIKLSFITRNITLLTKNLDYVNASKTMGASKFRIIIYHIFPEVFSSISSIIPLQISKSLTTFEVVNFLQRTERSSYPSLGELLGYIEMGQEYFWIWANPLIILLIINIILATISLKLKKNMKAYISS from the coding sequence ATGCTTAAATTACAAAAATTATACATTATGTCATTGTTAGGAATAGCCATTTTATTTTTAATAATAATTCCTAAACTAATTAATGAAAATTCAAAATTCACAATATACAAAAAAGATCCAAATAAAATATACATCCAAACAACAAACAAACTACCTCAAGCACCAACAAGAACAAATCCACTAGGAACGGATAAAATAGGCAGAGATATACTGGCAAGACTAATACTTGCCACCAGAAATTCTCTTTTACTTGCATTTAGTTACTCAACAATTTCTGCAATACTTGGAATCTTTATAGGCATAACAATAGGAAACTTAAAATTTAAGACTTGCTTGATAATATCAAAATCAATAGAATCAATACAGACCATACCATTTTCTTATATATTAATGCTAATTTTTTATTACTCTTCAAAACAAAAAAACTATAACATATTGGAAGTTGCCATTACCTTAGCATTAATACACGGTTGGATCAAACTTTCATTCATAACAAGAAATATCACATTATTAACTAAAAACCTTGATTATGTTAATGCAAGCAAGACTATGGGTGCAAGTAAATTTAGAATAATCATATATCATATATTTCCAGAAGTTTTCTCATCAATATCATCAATAATTCCTCTACAAATCTCAAAAAGTTTAACTACTTTCGAAGTAGTAAATTTCTTACAAAGAACAGAAAGAAGTTCATATCCAAGCCTTGGAGAACTTTTAGGGTACATTGAAATGGGACAAGAATACTTTTGGATATGGGCAAATCCACTCATTATATTACTAATCATTAATATTATATTAGCAACAATAAGTCTCAAACTTAAAAAAAATATGAAAGCTTATATTTCATCATGA
- a CDS encoding ABC transporter permease: MFADNKPNIPLIKKNILREYLEYVGILKSIKSYKLIYDLDTNIPLSKDHFAKHIAGSIYIVYKTEYRGLIWGTSYNSPLTKGKYSIKVIFNKMKNTLKISIPGIVLSYIMAILLIIIWTLFVRNTTLNNILDYIMLFLHSIPRNLTVILMVALLSYLKINPKNLIIGGFAWFFAFFVFNAVIFKQSLDQNLSEFYIITAKSRGIKNFKIITLHALIPSLSPLITNLRPVLITALFGSSFIETMFGIDGVGALTINAIKNNDYIIYRDLLFVGVFVMLIPNLITDILTYKINPYKGILE; encoded by the coding sequence ATGTTTGCAGATAACAAACCAAATATCCCACTTATAAAAAAAAATATATTAAGAGAGTATTTGGAATATGTTGGAATACTTAAAAGTATTAAAAGCTATAAATTAATATATGATCTTGACACAAATATACCCTTAAGCAAAGACCATTTTGCTAAACATATTGCAGGTAGCATATACATAGTCTACAAAACAGAGTATAGAGGATTAATATGGGGAACATCTTACAATTCCCCACTTACAAAAGGAAAATACTCAATAAAAGTAATTTTTAACAAAATGAAAAACACATTAAAAATCTCAATTCCAGGCATTGTGCTATCTTATATAATGGCTATTTTACTTATTATCATCTGGACTTTATTTGTCAGAAATACAACTTTAAATAATATTTTAGACTACATAATGTTATTTCTGCATTCAATACCAAGAAATTTAACTGTAATATTAATGGTTGCTCTACTTTCCTACCTAAAAATAAATCCAAAAAATTTAATCATAGGTGGATTTGCATGGTTCTTTGCATTTTTCGTATTCAATGCTGTCATTTTTAAACAATCACTAGATCAAAATTTGTCCGAGTTTTACATAATAACTGCAAAATCAAGAGGAATAAAAAATTTCAAAATAATCACACTTCATGCACTAATTCCCTCTCTCTCTCCATTAATTACGAATCTCAGACCTGTTCTTATAACAGCTTTATTTGGCTCGTCTTTTATTGAGACAATGTTTGGAATTGACGGAGTTGGCGCTCTAACAATTAACGCCATCAAAAATAATGATTATATTATATATAGAGACCTGCTCTTTGTTGGTGTATTTGTTATGCTCATACCCAATTTAATAACAGACATTCTCACATATAAAATTAACCCTTATAAAGGAATATTAGAGTAA
- a CDS encoding septum formation initiator family protein, producing MLLTKKIMLSIYTGVISYFIITPLFGETGIVNYKKLNSNLNLMKNYIEKLKKIQKTLTTKYINLQISKPAILKEASKLGYYPKNSIIIKSLDEDENHYQGNVLNIKHTSENKNIDQNFYLISIVMSLIFYFLISYFDKIKSVQKKLKERE from the coding sequence ATGTTGCTAACAAAAAAAATTATGTTATCTATTTATACAGGAGTGATAAGTTATTTCATAATTACACCTCTATTTGGAGAAACAGGCATTGTTAACTACAAAAAATTAAACAGTAATCTAAATTTAATGAAAAATTATATTGAAAAATTAAAAAAAATACAAAAAACATTAACAACAAAGTATATTAACTTACAAATATCTAAACCAGCAATTTTAAAAGAAGCAAGTAAACTAGGATATTATCCTAAAAACTCCATAATAATCAAAAGTCTTGATGAAGATGAAAACCACTATCAGGGCAATGTATTAAATATAAAACACACATCTGAAAATAAAAACATAGATCAAAATTTTTACTTAATATCAATAGTTATGTCACTAATCTTCTATTTTTTAATAAGTTATTTTGACAAAATAAAATCCGTACAAAAAAAGCTAAAGGAGAGAGAGTAA
- a CDS encoding DUF4340 domain-containing protein has product MDNKKMLLGMRENIKIIIIVILTSTFLLGIIFSYQNRVAKLLEEKLFAIDFNQTAKIETELEGIITKSGKGWELQYNDIKLPIDNKKVNAMIQDLEKLQKNQLVSKDPKKHKELGIKEKPDFKFFDYKNQLLTEIFIGNSGEGDSRLSYIKSNDENVYLTNNIFLSYKGNSYNTFANTKLFDEQNTKVETLSLKVINKPKKNEENTIQNDYNISIKDGLYFFNQEVLRKERLLQMIQEFTTDGLETDKTKINDYDLQYNIEIQWNNKSVNNIDVYFNKDEKNKNILIKRDNDLYYYTTSKWAFFDVFNIESKLKTKDNAPNEDHLKENNHHDHDK; this is encoded by the coding sequence ATGGACAATAAAAAAATGTTGCTAGGAATGAGAGAAAATATCAAAATCATAATCATTGTAATACTAACATCTACGTTTCTGTTAGGAATAATATTTTCTTATCAAAATAGAGTTGCAAAACTTTTAGAAGAAAAACTGTTTGCAATAGATTTCAATCAAACTGCAAAAATTGAAACAGAACTTGAAGGGATCATTACAAAATCAGGAAAAGGATGGGAACTTCAATATAACGACATAAAGCTTCCAATTGACAACAAAAAAGTCAATGCCATGATTCAAGATCTAGAAAAACTTCAAAAAAATCAACTCGTAAGTAAAGACCCAAAAAAACATAAAGAACTAGGGATAAAAGAAAAGCCAGATTTCAAATTCTTTGACTATAAAAACCAATTGCTAACAGAAATATTTATTGGCAACTCAGGAGAAGGGGATTCAAGACTATCTTATATAAAAAGCAACGATGAAAATGTCTATTTAACAAATAACATTTTCCTATCCTACAAAGGCAACTCTTACAATACATTCGCAAATACTAAACTATTTGATGAACAAAACACAAAAGTAGAAACTTTATCTCTCAAAGTAATAAATAAACCAAAAAAAAATGAAGAAAATACAATACAAAATGATTATAATATATCTATCAAAGATGGTCTTTACTTCTTCAATCAAGAAGTATTACGCAAGGAAAGACTTTTACAAATGATTCAAGAGTTCACAACAGATGGACTTGAAACAGATAAAACTAAAATCAACGACTATGACCTCCAATATAATATCGAAATACAATGGAATAATAAAAGTGTTAACAATATTGATGTTTATTTCAACAAAGATGAAAAAAACAAAAACATACTAATTAAAAGAGATAATGACTTATATTACTATACTACTAGCAAGTGGGCTTTTTTTGATGTATTCAACATAGAAAGCAAACTAAAAACAAAAGATAATGCTCCTAATGAAGATCATCTAAAAGAAAATAATCATCACGATCACGACAAATGA
- a CDS encoding GldG family protein — MKNKHKEILNLTLNIAIIFLIFCNISILIFKIDFTKNKAFTISKVTKDLFSNANEKIYITYYNSASLGNYFAFPEQIKNFLTSFADSSSGKVIYRDIDADKLTTPLEQIGIPAQQIDLREINQLSILKIYSGIEINYEGKREVLPIVTEISNLEYDLASTLDKLINNTKKVLGLVFGDTKLKATHKNFTEIMQKAFKTEIKEINISNEQLKDINGLFIIGSKEINEGVLKKIDEFIVNNGRVLIATSKIDYNPQNPYNTNPIKSEIFNLIESYGIKYNDNIILDKRAPSLFLGGNFQTYYPWILIDKSNIIDPNNPLLKNFYDAIIPWSNSIELIETKNNGEIKYLPLFASSKESWQVSDEEVASIAMHSFSVPKTFNKEDKQNILGYSIEGQMKSLYKDKKSENSKIILLGSSMIFSDYMYNGSPSNFELAGRISDYLMQKEAFFSIKSRELRSKLKFINSSKEMLNAKFSLIIINLIILPIAIIIFGLIRFTKKRKIN; from the coding sequence ATGAAAAACAAACATAAAGAGATTCTAAATTTAACTTTAAATATTGCAATAATATTTCTGATCTTTTGTAACATATCTATTCTAATTTTTAAAATAGACTTTACTAAAAATAAAGCTTTTACAATTTCTAAGGTTACAAAAGACTTATTTTCAAATGCAAATGAAAAGATATATATCACCTATTACAATTCTGCAAGTCTTGGCAATTATTTTGCATTCCCAGAACAAATAAAAAACTTTTTAACAAGTTTTGCCGATTCGTCAAGTGGAAAAGTAATTTACAGAGACATAGATGCTGACAAATTAACCACTCCTTTAGAACAAATTGGAATTCCAGCTCAACAAATCGATCTAAGAGAGATCAATCAACTTTCAATACTCAAAATATACTCAGGCATTGAAATAAATTACGAAGGCAAACGTGAAGTACTTCCAATAGTAACAGAAATTAGCAACTTAGAATATGATCTTGCAAGCACACTCGATAAATTAATAAATAATACAAAAAAAGTATTAGGACTTGTGTTTGGAGATACAAAATTAAAAGCAACACATAAAAACTTCACAGAGATAATGCAGAAAGCTTTCAAAACAGAAATCAAAGAAATCAACATTAGCAATGAACAATTAAAAGATATAAATGGATTATTTATCATTGGATCTAAAGAAATAAATGAAGGGGTCTTAAAAAAAATTGATGAATTTATTGTTAATAATGGACGAGTTCTGATTGCTACAAGCAAAATTGATTATAATCCTCAAAACCCATACAACACGAACCCAATTAAATCTGAAATTTTCAATTTAATTGAAAGCTACGGTATTAAATATAATGACAATATTATACTTGATAAAAGAGCACCAAGCCTTTTCTTAGGAGGCAATTTTCAAACTTATTACCCATGGATTTTAATTGACAAGAGTAATATTATAGATCCCAATAATCCCTTACTTAAAAATTTTTACGATGCCATCATTCCTTGGAGTAATTCAATAGAGCTAATAGAAACTAAAAACAATGGTGAAATAAAATATTTACCCCTATTTGCAAGCTCTAAAGAATCTTGGCAAGTTAGCGACGAAGAAGTTGCAAGCATAGCTATGCATTCATTTAGCGTTCCAAAAACCTTTAACAAAGAAGATAAACAAAATATTCTTGGATATTCAATTGAAGGACAAATGAAAAGTTTATATAAAGATAAAAAATCTGAAAACTCAAAAATAATTTTATTAGGATCAAGCATGATATTTAGTGATTATATGTATAATGGTTCGCCTTCTAATTTTGAACTTGCAGGAAGAATCTCAGATTATTTAATGCAAAAAGAAGCATTCTTTAGCATTAAATCAAGAGAATTACGTTCAAAACTAAAATTTATAAATTCATCAAAAGAAATGTTAAATGCAAAATTCTCATTAATAATCATAAATTTAATCATATTGCCTATAGCAATAATAATATTTGGACTTATCAGATTTACCAAAAAAAGAAAAATTAACTAA
- a CDS encoding ABC transporter permease, whose amino-acid sequence MKIDLRQSLALSKKELKVLFGTLTAYVVMLFFLIFVNFSFIFLSGFFIKDNASLMSYFSSMPIILMLVLPALSMGVFSEEHKTGSIELLYALPISPQEIVLGKFITLIIFTLILFALTLPLTIMTIFMGEFDLGIIFLQYLGIVLYSYSVLSMGVFISSITRSQIVSYILSVFILIIIVFSGKLVMIFGKDNIFGQILNFISITNHFSYFNMGILNISDLIYFITFAVTFLMLSSYSIRLKKWR is encoded by the coding sequence ATGAAAATAGATCTAAGACAATCCTTAGCCTTGTCAAAAAAAGAATTAAAAGTTTTATTTGGTACATTAACTGCATATGTTGTAATGTTATTTTTCCTAATATTTGTAAATTTTTCTTTTATCTTCTTATCAGGATTTTTTATCAAAGATAATGCCTCATTAATGTCTTATTTTTCATCAATGCCTATCATTTTAATGTTAGTACTTCCAGCTCTTAGTATGGGAGTATTCTCAGAAGAACACAAAACAGGAAGTATTGAATTACTCTATGCACTACCAATAAGTCCACAAGAAATAGTACTGGGAAAATTCATTACACTTATAATATTTACATTAATACTTTTTGCTCTAACACTACCACTTACAATAATGACAATTTTCATGGGTGAATTTGACCTTGGTATAATATTCCTTCAATATTTAGGAATAGTCCTTTATTCTTACTCCGTACTTAGCATGGGAGTATTTATATCATCTATTACCAGAAGTCAAATAGTATCTTACATACTAAGTGTGTTTATCTTAATTATAATAGTATTTTCTGGAAAATTAGTAATGATATTTGGAAAAGACAATATATTTGGTCAAATACTCAACTTTATATCAATTACTAATCATTTTAGTTACTTTAATATGGGAATATTAAATATATCTGATCTTATCTACTTCATTACATTTGCAGTTACATTTTTAATGTTAAGTTCATATAGCATAAGATTAAAAAAATGGAGATAA
- a CDS encoding ABC transporter ATP-binding protein: protein MINVNNITKTYGSFTALFNVSFKVNEGEVLGILGPNGAGKSTLIKILTSFHYPNKGNVKIFGKDITESPKEILQNIGYVPEKLALYPELSVKEYLNFISEIKSVKNPNKEIDKAISIFKLKDVKNKLISELSKGFKQRVGIAGALINNPKLVILDEPTNGLDPNQIIEFKEFLKELAKTSTILFSSHILSEVESICKRIIIINNGKIIADDTKENIAKNRLKETELDLIIYKDPGTTKEYFNKNDIFTPTKIEEQEREINVSLKLEHDKTEKELFNYIVSKGMILKAMIPKHESLEKIFSKLTKERKQ, encoded by the coding sequence ATGATCAATGTAAATAATATCACTAAAACATATGGCTCATTTACAGCTCTTTTTAATGTTAGCTTCAAAGTTAATGAAGGAGAAGTGCTTGGAATACTTGGACCAAATGGAGCAGGAAAATCAACACTAATCAAAATTTTAACATCATTCCACTACCCAAATAAGGGCAATGTAAAAATCTTTGGAAAAGATATCACAGAAAGTCCAAAAGAAATATTACAAAATATAGGATATGTTCCTGAGAAACTAGCTCTTTATCCTGAACTATCTGTCAAAGAATATTTAAATTTTATATCAGAAATTAAAAGTGTTAAAAATCCAAACAAAGAAATAGATAAGGCAATCAGTATTTTTAAGCTTAAAGATGTAAAAAACAAACTAATATCTGAACTATCAAAAGGATTTAAACAAAGAGTAGGAATAGCTGGCGCATTAATCAATAATCCAAAACTTGTAATACTTGATGAACCTACAAACGGACTTGATCCAAATCAAATTATAGAATTCAAAGAATTCTTAAAAGAACTTGCAAAAACTAGTACAATACTATTTTCTTCTCATATTCTAAGTGAAGTTGAATCAATTTGCAAAAGAATAATCATTATTAATAATGGCAAGATTATTGCTGATGATACCAAAGAAAATATAGCCAAAAACAGACTCAAAGAAACTGAACTAGACCTTATTATTTACAAAGATCCTGGAACAACGAAAGAATATTTTAATAAAAATGACATATTTACCCCAACTAAAATAGAAGAACAAGAGAGAGAAATCAATGTTTCATTAAAGCTTGAACATGATAAAACTGAAAAAGAACTTTTCAACTATATTGTAAGTAAAGGCATGATACTAAAAGCAATGATTCCAAAACATGAGAGTTTAGAAAAAATATTTAGCAAATTAACAAAGGAGAGAAAACAATGA
- a CDS encoding ribonuclease Z — translation MNFNINILGTGGTRPLHNRYLTSVLIEYHGESFLFDCGEATQMSLRKQKISWQKIKIICITHLHADHITGLLGIVMLMSQSGDTRREPLTIIGPVGIKKYLETNIELLRVHKNYEIIYKEIIINKTETILYEDKKKKIEYIKLKHSIDCIGYLFIEKNKPGKFNIQKAESLNIPKGPIRKRLQEGHEVILNGKKILPSEILGDPQKGLKVAYITDTAYFEELSTHIKDFNLVIIETTFKNDLKEEAKKKLHLTAKLAAKITKKAKVHQTGLIHFSERYTLNKDLCELLEEAQQEYPNGKIFLTKDGMRLNANQDKFIIK, via the coding sequence TTGAACTTTAATATTAATATTCTCGGTACGGGAGGAACAAGACCACTGCACAATAGATATTTAACCTCTGTTTTAATAGAATACCATGGAGAAAGTTTTCTCTTTGATTGTGGTGAAGCTACCCAAATGTCTCTTAGAAAACAAAAAATATCATGGCAAAAAATTAAAATAATTTGTATTACGCATTTACACGCTGATCACATTACAGGCCTCCTTGGAATAGTAATGCTGATGTCACAAAGCGGTGATACAAGAAGAGAACCTTTAACCATAATTGGACCTGTAGGCATCAAAAAATACTTAGAAACAAACATAGAACTTTTACGAGTACATAAAAATTATGAAATAATATACAAGGAAATAATAATCAATAAAACAGAAACAATCTTATACGAAGATAAGAAAAAAAAAATAGAGTACATAAAACTCAAACATTCAATAGACTGTATCGGATATCTCTTTATAGAAAAAAATAAACCTGGTAAATTTAATATCCAAAAGGCAGAAAGTTTAAATATACCAAAAGGGCCTATTAGAAAAAGATTACAGGAAGGGCATGAAGTAATACTTAATGGAAAAAAAATATTACCTTCGGAAATACTAGGTGATCCTCAAAAAGGACTAAAAGTTGCATATATAACAGACACAGCTTACTTTGAAGAACTAAGCACACATATCAAAGATTTTAATCTAGTAATTATTGAGACTACATTCAAAAATGACTTAAAAGAAGAAGCTAAAAAAAAATTACACTTAACAGCAAAATTAGCAGCAAAAATTACAAAAAAAGCCAAAGTACATCAAACAGGACTAATTCATTTTAGTGAAAGATATACGTTAAATAAAGATTTATGTGAATTACTAGAGGAAGCACAACAAGAATATCCAAATGGAAAAATATTTTTAACAAAAGATGGAATGAGACTTAATGCAAATCAAGATAAATTTATTATAAAATAA
- a CDS encoding NAD(P)/FAD-dependent oxidoreductase has product MEYEFAVIGGGIAGSTLTYEIIQRQKSVILFDNGSENATTVAGGLINPIMGRKMNIAWREPEIFTFAIQYYKEMEKNIDCNFLKENSIFRPFTTKTQRDELISKIKNDEHIKDFILSIKNGKVHDFSNDNGGGILIKGATINTNLYIQALKKHFIKYNAYIESEINENKIKINEKFFTINELKFKKLILARGYKEKIAKLFSYLPFKLAKGEALTVEIPKLHLKEIYNRHVSLIPLQDNKFYLGGTYEWKTLDTSTNEWAKKELLNKLKKITNLNCTIIQHQAHIRPSTLDREPFLGEHPKYKNIFILNGFGTRGISMAAYLSKIILDYIENKSHIPTYYDIKRYENLYNPLK; this is encoded by the coding sequence ATGGAATATGAATTTGCAGTTATTGGTGGTGGCATTGCCGGAAGTACTTTAACTTACGAAATAATTCAAAGACAAAAAAGTGTAATTCTCTTTGACAATGGATCTGAAAATGCAACAACCGTAGCAGGAGGGCTTATTAATCCTATTATGGGAAGAAAAATGAACATTGCTTGGAGAGAGCCTGAAATTTTCACATTTGCAATTCAATATTACAAAGAAATGGAAAAAAATATTGACTGCAATTTCTTAAAAGAAAATTCTATTTTTAGACCATTTACCACAAAAACACAAAGAGACGAACTGATTTCAAAAATCAAAAATGATGAACATATAAAAGATTTCATCTTATCAATAAAAAATGGAAAAGTACACGATTTTTCCAATGACAATGGTGGAGGGATACTAATAAAAGGAGCAACAATTAACACAAATTTATATATACAAGCCCTTAAAAAGCACTTTATAAAGTATAATGCATATATAGAATCAGAAATCAATGAAAATAAAATTAAAATAAATGAAAAATTCTTTACAATCAATGAATTAAAATTCAAAAAATTAATACTGGCAAGAGGATACAAAGAAAAAATTGCAAAACTCTTTTCATACCTTCCATTTAAACTAGCAAAAGGAGAAGCATTAACAGTAGAAATTCCAAAATTACACCTTAAAGAAATTTATAATAGACATGTGTCTTTAATACCTTTACAAGATAACAAGTTTTACCTTGGTGGAACTTATGAATGGAAAACCTTAGATACAAGCACAAATGAATGGGCAAAAAAAGAATTACTAAATAAACTTAAAAAAATCACAAACTTAAATTGCACAATCATACAACACCAAGCACACATTAGACCTTCTACACTCGACCGAGAACCATTTCTGGGTGAACATCCAAAATATAAAAATATATTCATACTAAATGGATTTGGAACAAGAGGAATATCAATGGCCGCATATTTATCTAAAATCATTCTAGACTATATCGAAAATAAATCTCATATTCCAACCTATTATGATATCAAAAGATACGAAAATTTATATAATCCTTTAAAATAA
- a CDS encoding ATP-dependent Clp protease proteolytic subunit: protein MDFKDIKIQTEVQQSLEFALKSRAIVITGEINKDISKLFQEKILFLEASDCDKPIFVYIDSEGGDIDAGFAIFNMIRFVKPKVFTIGVGLVASAGALIFLAADSKSRFSLPHARYLLHQPLSGFKGVATDIEIYTNELNKVKSELNGIIAKETGQKLDKVEKDTDRDFWLDSESAMRYGLVFKIIATRLELEEFIS from the coding sequence ATGGATTTTAAAGATATTAAGATACAAACAGAAGTACAGCAGTCATTGGAATTTGCACTAAAGAGTAGGGCAATAGTTATTACAGGTGAAATTAATAAGGATATTTCTAAGTTATTTCAGGAGAAGATATTATTTTTAGAAGCATCAGATTGCGATAAACCGATATTTGTTTATATTGATTCAGAGGGAGGTGATATTGATGCTGGTTTTGCTATTTTTAACATGATACGCTTTGTAAAACCTAAGGTTTTTACAATTGGAGTTGGGCTTGTGGCAAGTGCTGGTGCTTTAATTTTTTTGGCCGCAGATTCAAAAAGTAGATTTTCTTTGCCTCATGCTAGATATTTGTTGCACCAGCCTTTGAGTGGTTTTAAAGGAGTTGCTACGGATATTGAAATTTACACGAATGAGCTTAATAAAGTTAAGAGTGAACTTAATGGTATTATTGCAAAAGAAACGGGGCAAAAACTTGATAAGGTTGAAAAGGACACTGATAGGGATTTTTGGTTAGATAGTGAATCTGCAATGAGATATGGTCTTGTCTTTAAAATTATTGCAACTAGACTTGAACTTGAAGAATTTATTTCTTAG
- a CDS encoding undecaprenyl phosphate translocase family protein translates to MISIYIKGLLIGIASIIPGISGGTLALILGIYYNIIDAAANLIKLKKIRENTIFLGMLSLGILTSAVMLAKIFKNYILDGAIKETYLHVFFIGLITGSIITLKKEINKNIQINKHKDITNYLLSLMGFLIMLFLLILRNYNISLDISKYSDKSSFKYYLLITSSGIISGGSMILPGISGSLILLSLGIYKEIINIVSQLNIPVCTIFGISTVIGIGITIIIIKKIINKYLVKFLYLSIGLILGSILQMLFVITQLNIQSTLMINLSLSSLFITGIYINKLFKDRC, encoded by the coding sequence ATGATTAGCATCTATATAAAGGGTTTATTAATTGGTATTGCAAGCATAATACCAGGAATCTCAGGGGGCACACTAGCCTTAATATTAGGCATTTACTACAATATAATAGATGCAGCTGCAAATCTAATAAAATTAAAAAAAATAAGAGAAAACACAATTTTTCTTGGAATGTTATCACTGGGCATATTAACTTCAGCAGTTATGCTTGCAAAAATATTCAAAAACTATATTTTAGATGGAGCAATTAAAGAGACATATTTGCATGTGTTTTTTATAGGATTAATCACAGGTAGCATAATTACATTAAAAAAAGAAATAAACAAAAACATACAAATTAATAAGCATAAAGACATCACAAACTATTTATTATCATTAATGGGATTCTTAATTATGCTATTTTTACTAATATTAAGAAATTACAATATTTCACTAGACATATCAAAATATTCAGATAAAAGCTCATTTAAATATTACCTACTCATTACTAGTTCAGGAATAATAAGCGGTGGCTCAATGATTCTACCAGGCATCTCAGGTTCACTCATATTATTAAGCCTTGGGATCTATAAAGAAATTATTAACATCGTTTCACAACTTAATATACCAGTATGCACAATATTTGGCATATCCACAGTAATAGGCATAGGAATTACAATAATAATAATCAAAAAAATAATAAACAAATATCTTGTCAAATTTCTTTATTTATCTATAGGTTTAATCTTGGGATCAATTCTACAAATGCTATTTGTTATAACACAACTAAACATACAATCTACGCTAATGATTAATCTATCCTTAAGCAGCTTATTCATTACAGGAATTTACATAAATAAACTATTTAAGGATAGATGTTAA